One window of Psychrobacillus sp. FSL H8-0483 genomic DNA carries:
- a CDS encoding folylpolyglutamate synthase/dihydrofolate synthase family protein — protein MEINNFNLYKKEWKVESETIIKPGLEAIQKALAKLGNPQNKHRIIHVAGTNGKGSTIAFLSAIAKEHGLAYGSFTSPSIIDVHDQIQVNGVPVTPEQMDLAFQKMFQAGLSGMLTDFELLTVVAFLVLEEETLDVVFIEAGMGGRFDSTNVIDRSVAVIPSISIDHTNFLGNTVEKISWHKAGILKDNGKLVIGALSSEATKIVLEEAMQKNSIVIEYNKAFSIIGNTYTYEETQFHHLYPQMLGEHQLSNMSLAITALLESNFSLKECHVQAAVKKAFLPGRMEKMSEHVYFDGAHNKASIDALVDTIKEQFPNKRIHCIVGILKDKDYIYMLRKLEEVASSFEFVDFHHERALSASILYKHCSHSAKSVTKDVGEINLEENSRIDITIVTGSLYFISEIKDKNR, from the coding sequence TTGGAAATAAATAATTTTAATTTATATAAAAAAGAGTGGAAAGTAGAGAGTGAAACAATTATTAAGCCAGGACTGGAAGCTATCCAAAAAGCTTTAGCCAAGCTTGGAAATCCACAAAATAAGCATCGCATAATCCACGTAGCAGGTACAAATGGAAAGGGATCTACTATAGCGTTTTTAAGTGCCATTGCAAAAGAACATGGACTTGCATATGGCTCTTTTACATCTCCAAGCATTATCGATGTACACGATCAAATCCAGGTGAACGGTGTTCCTGTGACTCCGGAACAAATGGATCTTGCTTTTCAAAAAATGTTTCAAGCTGGCTTAAGTGGTATGTTAACCGATTTTGAATTGTTGACTGTTGTTGCTTTTCTCGTTTTGGAAGAAGAAACATTAGATGTTGTTTTTATAGAAGCAGGAATGGGCGGTAGATTTGATAGTACGAATGTGATAGATCGTTCTGTAGCGGTCATTCCAAGCATTTCCATTGATCATACAAATTTTTTAGGTAATACTGTCGAAAAAATAAGTTGGCATAAAGCAGGGATATTAAAAGATAATGGCAAATTAGTAATAGGGGCTTTATCCTCTGAAGCAACAAAAATAGTCCTAGAAGAAGCAATGCAGAAAAATTCAATAGTAATAGAATATAATAAAGCATTTTCTATTATAGGAAATACTTATACATATGAAGAGACTCAGTTTCATCATTTGTACCCACAAATGTTAGGAGAACATCAGTTATCCAATATGTCACTAGCAATAACTGCTCTATTAGAAAGTAATTTTTCGTTAAAGGAATGCCATGTTCAAGCTGCTGTTAAAAAGGCTTTCTTACCAGGTCGGATGGAAAAAATGAGTGAACACGTATACTTCGATGGAGCTCATAACAAAGCGAGTATTGATGCTTTAGTAGATACGATAAAGGAACAATTTCCGAATAAACGAATCCATTGTATTGTCGGTATTTTGAAAGATAAAGACTACATTTACATGTTGCGAAAGCTAGAGGAGGTAGCCTCCAGTTTTGAATTTGTAGATTTTCATCATGAAAGAGCACTATCAGCATCTATTTTATATAAACACTGTTCTCACAGTGCGAAAAGTGTTACTAAAGATGTAGGTGAAATTAATTTAGAAGAAAATTCTAGAATAGATATTACTATTGTCACTGGGTCTCTCTATTTTATTTCAGAAATTAAAGATAAAAACAGGTAA
- a CDS encoding prepilin-type N-terminal cleavage/methylation domain-containing protein: MKRIMNERGITLVELLAALALFGVISLLIWNFFFQALSFNEREVTKNQLQQEANLIVNTMQQLHTKNKIKSIKEIDSKISIISINKEGEEIPISFDNKNIKYNLITPNDEIINPGNIFSFELTLTSENPIIEVKTKTTFSKLAGQYQ; this comes from the coding sequence GTGAAGAGAATAATGAATGAAAGAGGAATAACTTTAGTAGAATTGCTAGCCGCTCTCGCATTGTTCGGAGTAATTTCTCTACTTATTTGGAATTTCTTTTTTCAAGCCTTAAGTTTTAATGAAAGAGAAGTCACAAAAAATCAATTACAACAAGAAGCAAATTTGATTGTAAATACTATGCAACAACTGCATACAAAAAATAAAATAAAAAGTATTAAAGAAATAGACTCAAAGATTAGTATTATTTCAATTAATAAAGAGGGAGAAGAGATACCTATTTCATTTGATAATAAAAACATTAAATATAACCTGATCACCCCGAATGACGAAATAATTAATCCAGGTAATATTTTCTCTTTCGAGCTTACTTTGACTTCAGAAAATCCAATAATAGAGGTTAAAACTAAAACAACATTTAGTAAACTAGCAGGACAATATCAATGA
- a CDS encoding sensor domain-containing diguanylate cyclase, whose translation MDISRKAKQNIFFMWLLVVPIGTFLVYRYASSKPIEWDLYFYFVVLALLTTIFPFFIAGATMILVQWVNLAIFLNYGILAELVAMQLCLIPLIYHMKIMKETRYKLYYSSFMFFVISIACGSFVIWLGYDIGTLVIKDVLIFGSIYAFLSIILNHVLLYVRQVATGLKPDFFTKDFAWDIICTMITLPFGISLFFLESYVGAIAFVLLGVPFLMITLLIRMYNDSEKVNADLNKASEFGHELAERMTGTEIIDMFIERIANMFPMNSAYIVDNINNQFVILRAIEDGVNKEIKFSHEDIKHSLAGKGYKKGYPILYNKQSEWIHMKPPFLTLDMQSVMCVPIYRNQTIEGVLILASREKHAFQAYQLKIVHLLCSYFAVSVEKANYVRDAVAKSEICELTKIHNYRYLDRQIDIDMKKLSAGVYHSLSLIMLDIDKFKEVNDSYGHHSGNLILQEFAQIIKAEIGPNGTVGRYGGEEFVVILPNYTKLQAMRIAEQLRLKIEQTPFIVQLDLADVSRDEIIFITASIGVSSAPDDSEEGMSLIRNADRALYIGAKQAGRNRVAEYVK comes from the coding sequence ATGGATATTTCGAGAAAAGCCAAACAGAATATTTTCTTCATGTGGCTATTAGTTGTCCCAATCGGTACTTTTTTGGTGTATAGGTACGCTTCAAGTAAGCCGATTGAATGGGATCTGTATTTTTATTTTGTTGTACTTGCTTTGCTCACGACTATTTTTCCTTTTTTTATCGCAGGGGCGACAATGATCCTTGTTCAATGGGTCAACCTTGCAATTTTTTTGAATTACGGAATTTTAGCAGAACTTGTTGCGATGCAACTTTGTTTAATACCTCTTATATACCATATGAAAATAATGAAAGAGACTAGATATAAACTGTATTATAGTTCTTTTATGTTTTTTGTAATTTCTATTGCGTGTGGCTCTTTTGTGATTTGGCTTGGGTACGATATAGGTACTCTAGTGATTAAAGATGTTCTTATATTTGGATCCATTTATGCTTTTTTAAGTATTATTCTCAACCATGTTCTTTTATATGTTCGACAGGTAGCTACTGGATTAAAACCAGATTTTTTTACAAAGGATTTTGCATGGGATATTATCTGTACAATGATTACGCTACCTTTTGGTATAAGCTTATTTTTCTTAGAAAGTTATGTTGGAGCTATTGCTTTTGTACTATTAGGAGTCCCATTTTTAATGATTACATTATTAATTCGTATGTACAATGACTCGGAAAAGGTAAATGCAGATCTGAACAAGGCAAGTGAGTTCGGACATGAATTAGCAGAAAGAATGACAGGAACAGAAATTATCGATATGTTTATAGAACGTATAGCAAATATGTTTCCTATGAATTCAGCCTATATTGTTGATAATATTAACAATCAGTTTGTTATTTTACGAGCAATAGAAGACGGTGTAAATAAAGAGATAAAATTTTCTCATGAAGATATTAAGCATAGTCTTGCTGGAAAAGGCTATAAAAAGGGATATCCGATTTTATATAATAAACAGTCCGAGTGGATTCACATGAAACCCCCATTTTTAACGTTGGATATGCAGAGCGTCATGTGTGTCCCAATCTATCGTAATCAAACAATAGAAGGCGTTTTAATATTAGCTTCTAGAGAGAAACACGCATTTCAAGCTTACCAATTAAAAATTGTACATTTGCTTTGTTCTTATTTTGCCGTATCAGTGGAGAAAGCAAATTATGTACGAGATGCTGTTGCCAAAAGCGAAATTTGTGAGTTAACGAAGATTCATAATTATCGATATCTAGATAGACAGATTGATATAGATATGAAAAAATTATCGGCTGGTGTTTATCATTCTTTGTCTTTAATAATGTTGGATATTGATAAATTTAAGGAAGTAAATGATTCATATGGCCATCATAGTGGAAATCTTATTTTACAAGAATTTGCACAAATAATTAAAGCTGAAATAGGTCCGAATGGAACGGTTGGAAGGTATGGAGGGGAAGAGTTCGTTGTTATTCTTCCGAACTACACCAAGTTACAAGCAATGCGTATTGCTGAGCAGCTTCGATTAAAAATTGAACAAACACCATTTATCGTGCAGCTAGACTTGGCAGATGTTTCTCGAGATGAAATAATATTTATCACAGCAAGTATCGGTGTTTCCTCGGCACCAGATGACAGTGAAGAGGGTATGTCACTCATTCGAAACGCGGATCGAGCACTCTATATTGGTGCGAAACAGGCGGGTAGAAATCGAGTTGCGGAATATGTGAAATAG
- the hemB gene encoding porphobilinogen synthase has translation MTELFFQRHRRLRQSAGLRAMVKETYLHKEDLIYPIFVMDGENIKNPVASMPGVFQFSLDRLGEEVDEVVSLGIPSVILFGLPAVKDAVGTQAYHDHGIVQKAIRFIKERHPQLVVIADTCLCEFTDHGHCGVVDANERILNDPSLDLLAKTAISQVQAGADIIAPSNMMDGFVAAIRHGLDEAGFADVPIMSYAVKYASAYYGPFREAADGAPKFGDRKTYQMDYSNRMEAIREATSDIEEGADFLIVKPALSYLDIIRDVKNNFATPIVAYNVSGEYAMVKAAAINGWINEKEIVLETLTGMKRAGADIILTYHAKDVARWLEEK, from the coding sequence ATGACAGAATTATTTTTTCAACGTCATCGTCGTTTAAGACAATCAGCTGGCCTACGAGCTATGGTAAAAGAAACTTACTTACATAAAGAAGATTTAATCTATCCAATTTTCGTCATGGACGGAGAAAACATTAAGAATCCAGTAGCTTCTATGCCAGGTGTTTTTCAATTTTCACTAGATCGTTTAGGAGAAGAAGTGGACGAGGTAGTTTCACTAGGTATTCCTTCTGTCATTTTATTTGGACTTCCTGCTGTGAAAGATGCAGTTGGTACACAGGCGTATCATGATCATGGAATCGTGCAAAAAGCAATTCGCTTTATTAAAGAACGTCATCCTCAATTAGTAGTTATTGCAGATACTTGTCTTTGCGAGTTTACCGATCATGGGCATTGCGGAGTAGTGGATGCAAATGAAAGAATTTTAAATGATCCATCACTTGATTTATTGGCAAAAACAGCAATTAGTCAAGTACAAGCGGGTGCGGATATTATTGCGCCTTCCAATATGATGGATGGCTTTGTTGCTGCTATTCGTCACGGTTTAGACGAGGCTGGATTTGCAGATGTGCCAATTATGTCTTATGCAGTAAAATATGCCTCAGCCTATTACGGACCTTTCCGTGAAGCTGCGGACGGTGCACCGAAATTTGGCGACCGTAAAACATACCAAATGGATTATTCTAATCGTATGGAAGCAATACGTGAAGCAACATCTGATATCGAAGAGGGAGCCGATTTCTTAATCGTGAAACCAGCACTTTCTTACTTAGACATTATTCGTGATGTGAAAAATAACTTTGCAACTCCAATCGTTGCGTATAATGTAAGTGGAGAATATGCAATGGTGAAAGCTGCTGCTATCAATGGTTGGATTAACGAAAAAGAAATTGTTTTAGAAACGTTAACAGGAATGAAACGTGCAGGAGCAGATATTATTTTAACGTATCATGCTAAAGACGTAGCGCGTTGGTTGGAGGAGAAATAA
- a CDS encoding type II secretion system protein yields MLNNIKNKNGFTLIEILASVVLLTIVISMFLSIFPQMANMNNRNGDNLDAANVGKELLVLVKKDAYTSFLNNDSNLNIKTTIRNLAKKEDLTSSIIYEGTYDKLGQTFFIKIQIKKTGEFPPPDQSQFHQLHQVTIDVDAKEIKTDSPTLTTTYGYIKGN; encoded by the coding sequence ATGTTAAATAATATCAAAAACAAAAATGGTTTTACATTAATTGAGATTCTAGCTTCTGTCGTGCTTTTAACTATAGTTATTTCCATGTTTCTATCTATTTTCCCTCAAATGGCGAATATGAATAATCGAAATGGAGATAATTTGGATGCAGCGAATGTGGGGAAAGAGTTGCTGGTGTTGGTTAAAAAGGATGCTTATACTAGCTTTCTAAATAATGATTCGAATCTTAATATAAAAACAACCATTCGAAACTTAGCTAAAAAAGAAGACCTTACTTCTTCCATTATATATGAAGGAACATATGACAAATTGGGGCAAACATTTTTTATAAAAATACAGATAAAAAAAACAGGAGAATTTCCTCCCCCTGATCAAAGTCAATTTCACCAACTTCATCAAGTTACCATTGATGTGGATGCGAAAGAAATAAAGACAGATTCACCTACATTGACGACAACATATGGATATATAAAGGGTAATTGA
- a CDS encoding RimK family alpha-L-glutamate ligase — MQTCWIVYNGSLTHDKFIDQALLLQEAAEKQGIQATLVKNYELLMNVQQSLHAKPDFVVFLDKDILLAQYLKNEGIPVFNDPGVIEICDNKARQYMALAKAQVPMPLTIIAPKVYPDCSIQHTGYYEQVLQTIPLPMIIKEAHGSFGMKVYLIETREQFFEKVDELRGIEYVFQEFIASSRGRDIRVNVVGGQVVACMHRHSDTDFRANITNGGTASQIILTERQKEVAIQAAQALNAEFAGVDLLFGENEEPLVCEVNGVAHIRNIYNVTGINVGDAMISYILSKVRIAAI, encoded by the coding sequence ATGCAGACATGTTGGATTGTTTATAACGGTAGTCTTACACATGATAAATTTATCGATCAAGCGCTCCTGCTTCAGGAAGCAGCTGAAAAGCAAGGAATTCAAGCAACTTTAGTGAAAAACTATGAGCTCCTAATGAACGTTCAGCAAAGTTTACATGCAAAACCCGATTTTGTTGTTTTTCTTGATAAAGATATTTTACTTGCACAATATTTAAAAAATGAAGGCATACCAGTCTTTAATGACCCAGGAGTTATTGAAATTTGTGATAATAAAGCGCGACAATATATGGCGTTAGCAAAAGCACAAGTTCCAATGCCTCTCACAATTATTGCTCCAAAAGTGTATCCAGATTGCTCGATTCAACATACAGGTTATTATGAACAGGTACTACAAACAATTCCACTTCCAATGATCATCAAAGAAGCGCATGGCTCATTTGGAATGAAAGTATATTTAATAGAGACAAGAGAGCAGTTTTTTGAAAAAGTCGATGAATTAAGAGGAATTGAATACGTTTTCCAAGAATTTATAGCGTCGAGCAGAGGCCGTGATATTCGCGTGAATGTAGTCGGTGGACAAGTAGTTGCTTGCATGCATCGCCACTCTGACACTGATTTCCGTGCCAACATTACAAATGGAGGTACTGCATCTCAGATTATTCTTACCGAAAGACAAAAAGAAGTTGCTATTCAAGCCGCACAAGCATTAAATGCAGAATTTGCAGGAGTCGATTTATTGTTTGGTGAAAATGAAGAACCGCTTGTTTGTGAAGTAAACGGCGTTGCCCATATTCGTAATATATATAATGTAACAGGTATTAACGTAGGAGATGCGATGATTAGTTACATTCTGTCTAAAGTAAGGATCGCTGCAATATGA
- a CDS encoding ATP-grasp domain-containing protein → MNGLLIYEPKEIERNSSFIDRLITAAENLGHTLSVVDDQQSTIPEADFIFFRARNPKLSKQLEQRNIPMFNRAEVNVIANDKWKAMQLVQLLGIATVPTKKIQSISEISEYPVVLKTTDGHGGMQVELFHTQEDAEAFIKQYDSQTIIAQTYIETNATDVRVFMLGTQVVGAVKRIGAENSFKSNFTLGGTVEKYTLDSQQLADVEKIAKALKSDYIGIDFLLLPNGGWLFNEIEDPVGARSYFHTTQKDIAIPIMEYIHNQVTKKECASI, encoded by the coding sequence ATGAACGGCTTACTAATCTACGAACCAAAAGAAATAGAACGAAATAGTAGTTTCATAGACCGTTTAATTACTGCTGCAGAAAACCTTGGTCATACACTTTCTGTCGTAGATGATCAGCAGTCTACTATTCCAGAGGCCGATTTTATATTTTTTAGAGCTAGAAACCCAAAGCTTTCTAAGCAATTAGAACAACGAAATATTCCCATGTTCAATCGTGCAGAGGTGAATGTGATTGCCAATGATAAATGGAAAGCAATGCAGCTCGTTCAGCTTCTTGGCATAGCTACTGTGCCAACTAAGAAAATACAAAGTATCTCAGAGATTTCTGAGTATCCTGTCGTTTTAAAAACAACTGATGGCCATGGTGGAATGCAGGTAGAGCTTTTTCATACACAAGAAGATGCAGAGGCTTTTATTAAACAATATGATTCTCAAACGATTATTGCACAAACATATATTGAAACAAATGCTACTGATGTACGCGTATTTATGCTCGGTACACAAGTTGTAGGTGCCGTAAAAAGAATTGGCGCTGAGAATAGCTTTAAATCGAATTTCACACTCGGTGGAACCGTCGAAAAATATACGTTGGACTCTCAGCAACTAGCTGATGTAGAAAAAATAGCAAAAGCATTAAAAAGTGACTATATTGGAATCGACTTTCTCTTATTACCGAACGGTGGCTGGCTTTTCAATGAAATAGAAGATCCAGTTGGTGCTAGATCTTATTTCCATACAACGCAAAAAGACATTGCTATACCTATCATGGAGTATATCCATAATCAAGTAACGAAAAAAGAGTGCGCCTCCATCTAA
- the hemL gene encoding glutamate-1-semialdehyde 2,1-aminomutase has protein sequence MTKSYELSKQAFEEAKELMPGGVNSPVRAFKSVDMDPIFMESGKGAILTDIDGNEYIDYVLSWGPLILGHTEPNVVKAIQQVAETGTSFGASTLIENKLAKLVMERVPSIEMVRMVSSGTEATMSALRLARGFTGRNKILKFEGCYHGHGDSLLIKAGSGVATLGLPDSPGVPESIAKNTIAVPYNDLESVRYVFENFGDDLAAVIVEPVAGNMGVVPPLEGFLEGLRELTEQNGTVLIFDEVMTGFRVGYNCAQGYFGITPDLTCLGKVIGGGLPVGAFGGKREIMEMIAPSGSVYQAGTLSGNPLAMTAGYETLTRLNEGSYEHFIKLGDLLEKGFREAATKYDIPHTVNRAGSMIGFFFTNEDVISYDQAKNSDLDLFAKYFRLMAEEGIYLPPSQFEGMFLSSAHTEEHIEKTVQAFHTVFEKLSAK, from the coding sequence ATGACCAAATCATATGAATTATCCAAGCAAGCATTTGAAGAAGCGAAAGAGCTAATGCCAGGTGGCGTAAATAGTCCAGTCCGTGCATTTAAATCCGTAGATATGGACCCTATTTTCATGGAGAGTGGAAAAGGTGCAATTTTAACAGATATAGATGGCAATGAATACATCGATTATGTATTATCATGGGGACCTCTTATTTTAGGTCATACAGAACCAAATGTAGTAAAAGCGATCCAACAAGTGGCTGAAACAGGCACTAGCTTTGGAGCATCTACATTAATTGAAAATAAACTTGCCAAACTTGTGATGGAACGCGTCCCTTCCATTGAAATGGTACGTATGGTTTCATCAGGCACAGAAGCAACAATGAGCGCACTTCGTTTAGCGCGTGGGTTTACAGGACGAAACAAAATTTTAAAATTTGAAGGCTGCTACCATGGTCATGGAGATAGCTTACTAATTAAAGCGGGTTCTGGTGTTGCTACATTAGGCTTACCAGATAGTCCAGGTGTTCCTGAATCCATTGCGAAAAATACGATTGCAGTACCTTATAATGATTTAGAGAGCGTTCGTTACGTATTCGAAAACTTTGGGGACGATTTAGCAGCAGTAATCGTTGAACCAGTTGCAGGAAATATGGGTGTTGTTCCTCCATTAGAAGGGTTCTTAGAAGGTCTACGCGAACTAACAGAGCAAAATGGAACAGTATTAATCTTTGATGAAGTGATGACTGGCTTCCGTGTTGGATATAATTGTGCACAAGGCTATTTCGGTATTACTCCTGACTTAACATGTCTAGGGAAAGTAATCGGTGGAGGGTTACCAGTTGGTGCTTTCGGTGGGAAACGCGAAATCATGGAAATGATTGCGCCAAGTGGCTCTGTCTATCAAGCTGGAACACTTTCTGGTAATCCACTTGCCATGACTGCAGGATATGAAACATTAACGCGTTTAAACGAAGGATCATATGAGCATTTCATCAAACTTGGTGACTTACTGGAAAAAGGTTTCCGCGAAGCAGCGACGAAATATGATATACCACATACCGTGAATCGAGCAGGATCAATGATTGGTTTCTTCTTTACCAATGAGGACGTAATCAGCTATGATCAAGCGAAAAACTCGGATTTAGATTTATTTGCGAAATATTTTCGTTTAATGGCGGAGGAAGGTATTTATTTACCACCTTCCCAGTTTGAAGGAATGTTCTTATCTAGTGCCCACACAGAGGAGCATATTGAAAAGACTGTTCAAGCTTTCCATACAGTGTTTGAAAAATTATCAGCTAAATAA
- a CDS encoding valine--tRNA ligase — translation MTNETTMPTKYDPQSIEKGRYEWWLEGKYFEAHPESDKKPYTIVIPPPNVTGKLHLGHAWDTTLQDIIIRMKRMQGYDALWLPGMDHAGIATQAKVEEKLRSENISRYDLGREKFVEETWKWKEEYAGHIRAQWSKLGLGLDYSRERFTLDEGLSNAVKEVFVKLYNKGLIYRGEYIINWDPATKTALSDIEVIHKDVQGAFYHMHYPLADGTGSIDVATTRPETMLGDTAVAVHPEDDRYKHLIGKTVKLPIVGREIPIVGDDYVDMEFGSGAVKITPAHDPNDFEIGNRHNLERILVMNEDGTMNKNAAIYDGMDRFACRKQIVKDLQDAGVLFKIEEHMHSVGHSERSGAVVEPYLSTQWFVKMQPLAEEAIKLQQTEEKVNFVPDRFEKTYLRWMENLHDWCISRQLWWGHRIPAWYHKETGEVYVGHEAPADAENWKQEDDVLDTWFSSALWPFSTLGWPNTENEEFKKYYPTNTLVTGYDIIFFWVSRMIFQGIEFTETRPFEDVLIHGLVRAEDGSKMSKSLGNGIDPMEVIEQYGADSLRYFLSTGSSPGQDLRYSTEKVEAVWNFANKIWNASRFALMNMDGLKFEEINLDGKKSVADAWILTRLNETIEQVTRLSEKYEFGEVGRALYNFIWDDLCDWYIEMAKLPLNGEDEEAKQMTRSVLAYVLDNTMRLLHPFMPFITEEIWQNLPHEGESITVAAWPTVNEALSNKEEAASMKLLAEIIRSVRNIRAEVQTPMSKKVPLYISAKDAETLAVLEANAKYLERFCNPEPLVIGQDIEAPGQCMSTVVTGAELFLPLQGLIDTDAEKARLEKELEKWAKEVKLVQGKLSNERFVSKAPEAVVAEERAKEQDYLEKHATVLKRLEELKNL, via the coding sequence ATGACAAATGAAACAACGATGCCAACCAAGTATGATCCACAGTCGATTGAAAAAGGTCGCTACGAGTGGTGGCTAGAAGGGAAATACTTCGAAGCGCATCCAGAAAGCGATAAGAAGCCTTATACAATCGTAATACCGCCCCCAAACGTAACAGGTAAATTACATTTAGGGCACGCATGGGATACAACTCTGCAAGATATTATTATTCGTATGAAGCGTATGCAAGGATACGACGCATTATGGTTACCTGGTATGGACCATGCAGGTATCGCTACACAAGCGAAAGTAGAAGAAAAGCTACGTTCAGAAAATATTTCACGTTATGATTTGGGTCGTGAAAAATTTGTAGAAGAAACATGGAAATGGAAAGAAGAGTATGCTGGTCATATTCGTGCACAATGGTCAAAACTAGGTTTAGGCTTAGACTACTCTCGAGAACGCTTTACATTAGACGAAGGTCTTTCAAACGCAGTAAAAGAAGTATTCGTGAAGCTGTACAATAAAGGGCTGATTTACCGCGGTGAATATATTATTAACTGGGATCCTGCAACAAAAACTGCGCTCTCTGATATCGAAGTAATTCATAAAGATGTACAGGGTGCATTCTATCATATGCATTACCCACTTGCAGATGGTACTGGTTCAATCGACGTTGCGACTACTCGCCCTGAAACAATGCTTGGTGATACTGCGGTTGCAGTTCATCCAGAAGATGACCGTTACAAACATTTAATCGGTAAAACAGTAAAGCTCCCTATCGTTGGTCGTGAAATTCCAATCGTTGGGGATGACTACGTAGATATGGAATTTGGTAGTGGAGCAGTAAAAATTACACCTGCACATGATCCTAACGACTTTGAAATCGGAAATCGTCATAATTTAGAACGTATTTTAGTTATGAATGAAGACGGTACAATGAATAAAAACGCAGCAATTTATGATGGAATGGACCGTTTTGCTTGTCGTAAACAAATCGTAAAAGATTTACAAGACGCTGGTGTTTTATTCAAAATCGAAGAACATATGCATTCAGTAGGACATTCAGAGCGCAGTGGAGCAGTTGTAGAACCATATTTATCAACGCAATGGTTTGTTAAAATGCAACCTCTAGCTGAAGAAGCAATCAAATTACAACAAACAGAAGAAAAAGTAAACTTCGTACCAGATCGCTTTGAGAAAACATACTTACGCTGGATGGAAAACCTTCATGATTGGTGTATCTCTCGACAATTATGGTGGGGCCATCGAATTCCTGCTTGGTATCATAAAGAAACAGGAGAAGTATATGTTGGACACGAAGCTCCAGCAGATGCTGAAAATTGGAAACAAGAAGATGATGTGTTAGATACTTGGTTCTCTTCTGCACTTTGGCCGTTCTCGACATTAGGTTGGCCTAATACAGAAAACGAAGAGTTTAAAAAGTATTATCCAACGAATACACTTGTTACCGGTTATGATATTATATTCTTCTGGGTTTCTCGTATGATTTTCCAAGGGATAGAATTTACAGAAACTCGTCCATTTGAAGATGTATTAATTCATGGACTTGTTCGTGCAGAAGATGGAAGTAAAATGTCGAAATCACTTGGTAATGGTATTGATCCAATGGAAGTTATTGAGCAATACGGTGCAGATTCACTTCGATATTTCTTAAGTACAGGTTCATCTCCAGGGCAAGATTTACGTTATTCTACTGAAAAAGTAGAAGCAGTTTGGAACTTTGCAAATAAGATTTGGAATGCTTCTCGATTTGCATTGATGAATATGGACGGCTTGAAATTTGAAGAGATTAATTTGGATGGGAAAAAATCCGTTGCGGATGCTTGGATATTAACTCGTTTGAATGAAACAATTGAACAAGTAACAAGACTTTCAGAGAAGTATGAGTTTGGTGAAGTAGGTCGTGCCCTGTATAACTTCATATGGGATGATTTGTGTGACTGGTACATCGAGATGGCGAAACTCCCACTAAATGGGGAAGATGAAGAAGCGAAGCAAATGACACGTTCTGTTCTAGCTTATGTACTAGATAACACGATGCGTTTATTGCATCCATTTATGCCATTTATCACGGAAGAGATTTGGCAAAACCTTCCACATGAAGGAGAGTCCATTACAGTAGCTGCATGGCCAACAGTAAACGAAGCTCTTTCGAATAAAGAAGAAGCTGCTAGCATGAAGCTACTTGCTGAAATTATCCGATCTGTTCGTAATATCCGTGCAGAAGTACAAACACCAATGAGTAAAAAAGTGCCATTATACATTTCAGCTAAGGATGCAGAAACACTTGCTGTATTAGAAGCAAATGCAAAATATCTAGAGCGTTTCTGTAACCCAGAACCACTTGTAATTGGTCAAGATATTGAAGCGCCGGGTCAATGTATGTCGACCGTAGTAACAGGGGCAGAATTATTCCTTCCTTTACAAGGACTAATTGATACCGATGCAGAAAAAGCACGTTTAGAAAAAGAGTTAGAAAAATGGGCAAAAGAAGTGAAGCTAGTTCAAGGGAAATTGTCCAACGAACGCTTCGTTTCCAAAGCACCAGAAGCAGTTGTTGCAGAAGAACGTGCGAAAGAACAAGATTATCTAGAAAAACACGCAACTGTGTTAAAACGATTAGAAGAACTGAAAAACCTGTAA